One part of the Mya arenaria isolate MELC-2E11 chromosome 3, ASM2691426v1 genome encodes these proteins:
- the LOC128226586 gene encoding universal stress protein in QAH/OAS sulfhydrylase 3'region-like — protein MAEAEGTHGRTILVAMDGSKHSKHAFEWFADHLYCPTDRVLLAYCAEPVHISTILTGEPMMAHQLLKQEEQKMKEVFDNIDIMAKSRNVKHHLLRLDGQPGQAIVKEAEKQGANLIITGSRGVGGIRRTLIGSISDYIIHHSHVPVVVCKHEDEHHKLK, from the exons ATGGCAGAGGCGGAAGGGACCCACGGACGCACGATCCTGGTAGCAATGGACGGAAGCAAACACTCCAAACATGCATTTGAAT GGTTCGCGGACCACCTGTACTGCCCAACCGACCGTGTGCTGCTGGCGTACTGTGCAGAGCCAGTCCACA tcAGTACGATATTGACAGGCGAGCCTATGATGGCCCATCAACTGCTGAAGCAGGAGGAGCAAAAAATGAAGGAGGTCTTTGACAACATCGACATCATGGCCAAATCACGCAAT GTGAAACACCATCTGTTGCGGCTGGACGGACAGCCGGGCCAAGCCATTGTGAAGGAGGCAGAGAAGCAGGGCGCCAACCTCATCATCACGGGGAGTCGCGGCGTGGGCGGCATCAGGAGGACCCTAATCGGAAGCATTAGCGACTACATCATTCACCACTCGCACGTGCCCGTGGTTGTCTGCAAACACGAGGACGAACACCATAAACTGAAATAG